From Hirundo rustica isolate bHirRus1 chromosome W, bHirRus1.pri.v3, whole genome shotgun sequence:
atgtacatctgtgatgtggcgaaaacttatacgactcgggccattagaatacgcttctgctttagcagtaatgaagcgggaggacatggaggagacggtgcttgatatggcgaagaagctccgagcatatgcagatgctgtgcatggcccaacacacgccaggatcgcagctgtagaaacacgtctacagaaactagaggataagatagatgaaaatcataagaaactcagggaggagattagagaggaccttctccaaatctcagcagtgcagatcagaggttctggtacccaacgtagacgctccccggctagggagagagggtacactccacgtgctgagctgtggttcttcctgcgggactgtggagaaaatatgaacagatgggatggaaaatctacggctgccctggcacaatgggtgcgtgaattgaaggaagtcaagactcaaagagggagttccaccaaaagggaagcggctccagttgcccgtagccgaagtgccaggtatgacgatgatgacatgtccgacccccttgaaggaacctttaagacatatgctcaaggaaagaaggataaccaggcttagaggggccctgcctctagccaggtagaggctagggaaaaccgtgtattttggactgtgtggattcgttggcctggcacatcagaaccacaaaaatacgaggccttggttgatactggcgcgcagtgcacattacttccatcaagacatgtgggggaagaatctgtttccattgctggggtgacagggggttcacaagagtttactttggtggaggctgatgtgagcctgactggaaatgagtggaagagacaccctagtgtgactggcccagaagctccatgcattttgggcatagacttcctccggaatgggtatttcaaagacccaaagggatttaggtgggcattcgggatagcagctgtggagacagagggtgttaagcagttgaataccttgcctggactatcagagaacccatctgctgtaggtcttctgaaggtggaagagcaacaagtgccaattgccacttcaatagtgcatcgccgacagtatagaacaactcgagatgctgtgatccccatccacaagatgatccgtgagctggagagccaaggggtggtcagcaaaacccactcacccttcaacagccccatctggcctgtgcgcaagtctgacggagaatggagattgactgtggactaccgtgccttgaacgaagtgactccaccattgagcgctgctgtgccggacatgctggaactccagtacgagctggagtccaaggcagcaaagtggtacgccacaattgacattgctaatgcctttttctccattcctctggctgcagaatgcaggcctcagtttgctttcacctggaggggcgtgcagtacacctggaaccgactgccccaggggtggaagcacagccccaccatctgccatggactgatccaggctgcactggaaaagggtgaggctccggaacatctacagtacatcgatgacatcattgtgtgggggaacacagcagcagaagtgtttgagaagggaaagaaaatcatccagatcctcctggaagctggtttcgctatcaagaagagtaaagttaagggaccagctcatgagatccagttcctgggaataaagtggcaagatggacggcggcagattcccactgaggtcatcaacaagattacagcgatgtccccaccaaccaataagaaggagatgcaagctttcctaggtgctataggtttctggaggatgcatattcccgagtatagtcagattgtgagccctctctacctggtcacccgcaaaaagaatgatttccactggggccctgagcagcagcaagcttttgcccagatcaagcaggagatcgctcatgcggtagcccttggcccagtcaggacgggaccagatgtgaagaacgtgctctactcagcagccgggaacaatggcctgtcttggagcctttggcagaaggtgcctggggagactcggggccgacccctgggattttggagtcgaagctacagagggtctgaagccaactacactccaacagagaaggaaatcttagcagcctatgaaggagttcaagccgcttcggaggtgattggtacagagacgcaactcctcctggcacctcgactgcctgtgctagggtggatgttcaaaggggaggttccctccacccatcatgccactgatgccacatggagcaagtggattgctcttattatgcagcgcgcccgtatgggtaaactgaatcgccctgggattttggaaataattaccaattggcctgagggtgaaaactttggcctcacagatgaagaacaagagcaagtgacacgggctgaagaggctccaccatacaaccaattgccagcagaggagacgcattatgcccttttcactgatggttcctgtcgtattgtagggatgaaccggaagtggaaagcagccgtgtggagccccacacgacaggttgctgaggccactgaaggagagggtggatcaagtcaacttgcagaactcaaggctgttcaattggctttggatattgctgaaagagaggggtggccgaggctctacctctataccgattcatggatggtagccaatgctctgtggggatggctgaggaggtggaaagaggctaattggcagcatggagggaaaccaatttgggctgctaaggagtggaaagacattgctaccagggtagagagactacctgtgaaagttcaccacgtagatgcccacatccccaagagtagagctaatgaggaacatcgaaacaacgagcaggtagatcgggcagcaaaaatagaggtgtcaaagattgatttagattgggaacacaagggagagttgttcctagctcgatgggcccatgatgcctcaggccatcagggcagagatgccacctataagtgggcccgagaccgaggggtggatctaaccatggacagtatttctcaggttatccatgactgtgagacgtgtgctgccatcaagcaggccaagcgggtgaagcccctatggtatggcgggcgatggtccaagtataagtatggggaagcctggcagattgactacatcacccttccccaaacccgccaaggcaagcgctacgtgctcacaatggtggaagccaccacggggtggctggagacctaccctgtgccccatgctactgcccgaaacaccatcctgggccttgaaaagcaagtcctgtggaggcatggtacccccgagagaattgagtcagacaacgggactcatttcaagaacagccttattaacacctgggctagggaacatggcattgagtgggtgtaccatattccctaccatgcacccgctgcaggcaaagtggagaggcacaatgcattgttaaaaacccagttgaaagcattgggtgggggatctttcaagaattgggagcagcatttggcaaaggccacctggctggtcaacacccgaggctccaccaaccgagcaggccctgcgcaggctgagcctctgcatacaatagatggagataaagtcccagtggtgcatgccagaggtctgttagggaagacagtgtggatcaaatctgcctcaagttcagacaaacccattcgtggggttgtctttgctcagggaccaggttgcacatggtggataatgcagaaagatggaacaacacgatgtgtacctcagggagatctgattgttgggtgagaatcatttacaaacatcactgtctgctgaatgttattgccattgtctgtacattaaaccacgcagaatgaaatagaaggaaatgtgtaagtgagagggtattgcttgtattctttttttctctgtggggagaatggatggaagttttatgtggaatatatattggttctgtctgtaagtcaacgatatggggataaggggtggaagatgtcatggggtgactgtgtatccccaatcgtctgttgggtgcaggggggagggcaagcgcggtttgtttttccccaggaaaactctgctcatcggagtgaccttgaagcgggggagctggaacacagcaagacaaaagaagctctgttgttttttccccggcagttagttagttagtttagtgctagcgtagttagacgctgtagaatagctgaagctttttgctttttttttcttttttctttttttgtccttttttccttcctttttgctttttttgtcctctcctcggaactgttccaacctctccggactaaggacctggggaagcaccgggggcctccacaggggacccaccccaccaagaccagccctgcacatctccttttctcccagcgtcagcggagacggagcggtggagcacagtgacgaccctcgaggagactttctttaagtttgttatccctccgtaagcggcacgaagctcttgtcatcgggtattgtgctgggagtgctttgcctgtttaataaacaggttttttccacttctctctgaggaaatcttttttcccgaaccatttggaggaggggaggggggccccgtgggagggtttctcccaaaatctgcctgaaaccaccacagatAGTGCTGATCTGTGAGACTGCATGGAAAGTGCCTGACCTGGGGTGGCCCTGTGAAGCTGGGGATAGAACCTCCATCTTCAGGGCTCTCTCTCATCTCCTTTGCTCTCATTGCTGTGATTATGGTTCTCCAAGGGCACCACAGGCAAAAGTTCCATGGCAGGTTGTCTATTAATATTTATGCCGCAATTCAGGAGGTAATGCATTGTTAAAATACAAGTTGGAAATGCACCAAATTGAATCACTTTTAGTACTAGAAATTACCTATTTCTACGTCAGATAGAAGGGGGGGCATcattatgttattttattttttaaccaaGGTATTTGCCAGTTTTGACATGGCTTGAATTAAAGGGCAGTAAATGATCTTGTGTAGATAAAGTTTTTCTAAGGAATGCAAGATATCTCTGTGAAATTTAATGTTAGgagttaaaaaatatttatagtaaTCACTCAGTGAGTCAGGACATGCAGGGATCAGCTGTGCCATGTCAGCCAAGCTGTCTTCATGTGTTGGATATGGCATGCACAGAGGCCACTGGgattttccctttgcttccaTGCAATTCCTCCTGCCTGCATggagaaagaatatttttatcacTGGTATCACTTCATTTTTGCAGCGGTCTGCTGGCATCAGGTTAGTAATATAAACTCTGTCAGAGAGAAATCTCTGCCTTCCACAGGCTGCAAGATCCACAATTGTTATTTAGAGTTAAGCCCCTCAGAAAGTGGTCCTTACTGAAACTGTTCAACCCCCAAAAGAATTGTTGGTTATTGTTATCTGAGGACCTCCTACAGCCTGCCCTTGGTCAAGTAAggctctttttgttttcaatagGACTTTTTTCTGAGACCAAGCTCCGAGCTTTCATGCAAGTAAGCAAAATACAGTGAAAgtaaaacattaattaaaatatattaaaaataattaaaaaagaaaacattagagAAGAGTGTGGTGCTCAAATAGAGCACTTTTTTTTCAGGTCACTTGgctttttgatgttatttctggCAGCTTTGTTAGCCTGGCTCCATCACGTTCTGCTCTGAATGATAATGTGATGGGAGATGATCAAAGTGAGAATTCTGTCtgggtttgaaaagacaggtatctgctagggagaggcagggcctctctaggaatggggaattccaatcccttccctccaagttattataatttggaagattaaaaaggctttttcagtcagagctatggggaaaggaataacagtttttactagtaaatataacacaacaaacaaacaacaactgcaataataataataataaacagaaccaagaaccctgaggggctttgtctcacaagtcccgggcagtctgatctcttgggaccccgagagcaccaagccgaaacggtggaaaaactccggggctgatgactggaaatggtgggttgtcccaGCAGGCGGGGGGGGGatgtgtcccggcaggcaaagtgagcagtgctgaagaagctgcgacagctggacaggggctgacccagctccagcaggacaggcgaggggctccgaattcctggatgctccagcagatgatagaattcccaggaccggaccctccgtcaacagtggactcctcacgcagccagcagtcgcccgaccgtccCCTCCCCTCCGAAACCAAGAGCAGAAGAAGCCAccttcagctcctggagcccctgagcctttccctccccctcaaACTAAGTGgtctacttcttttgtgtgggtcaagcaccctttaagcatcagtatttagtctcctagcagcTTATGGGGGtggaaaattccacaggaaaacttaacccccaatAAATGCAAAAGGCTcaggacatttaaaaaaaaaatgttctattCTGGAAATTGTTCTAAAACTATAAACAGATTACATTAAAAGTCTGTCTTACCCAACATGGTTGCTCATCATCCTTTTTTAGAAGGAGCTATTGAGAAGTTTGGGTAAACAGCCTTGAATTCTTTATGATGGCAGGCTGGAAATTTCTCTGGAATTTTAGGCAACCCAAGCCTCTCTGAAATGGAATGTAACTTATTTCTGCTGCTAGGTGCCTTGTTTTAATCTTTATACTTAAAAGTGGCAAAGCATATGGATCAGAACACCCACTCCTGCTAATGGACACAGTTCCCTGGACTTGGGTGTCCAATTATGCCAGCTAAAGATCTGTCTGTTTCTGGGCTTTATTTCCTTATGTTTCTTGTCTTCCTGATCTCTGACCCTTTATCAAAGGAATACCATCTATAATATGGTAATAACATGAAAATCTGAGCTCTCTTTCTAACAATATACCCCAAAGAATTGTCAGGATGCTCACCTTTATGGGAAGAGCAGCTGATGAGCAGTTTCAGCCTCACAATCATcttttcctggcacagggagaaaGTTTGGTAcctgtgaaaaatgcatattatatggctctacacaagatatttcctatatgtattatgttgtattaattgttaatgttgtattaatattttgctagtatggtaaatgtagttttgtagttaaaatgtagtgtTTTTGTactaaccacaggaaaacgtaaatctttcaggaaaaaaaaaaaaaaaagggggtttgctgcttccttatcagaagagaccaactcctcctgcctctctcggCCTTgaggatgccatagagattaaagaagaaaaaagtgatattaaccagagacaattctttgtttgaatagaatttatgcattatgtatgaaatgtatgaatattcaacaggctattgcttttaagaggtaatcctttgttaacagagTCCTTCTCCAGAGCATTTTGCTTGGGGGaagcacccagacgtctgtaactttgtttttttattgtctcatattgtcctagctctaattgttcaattttttttactctaattctatttttataaccatcttatttactattaaacttttaaaattttaaaacaagtgattggcatttttcacaattatggtagcagaggatggttaaaacacctcactgccggtgccccagtggaatcagggtgaggacggcgcgccctgcccagttggcagcctcgctctgtgttcccctgctgtgaacgacagatgcaggttacgatcaatggacaagaggaggcaataaaacaaagaaaagggaaaagattccctaaaaccgcgccagttagcccctaagactaaagtgtacacgaagacaaagacccaagggcaaaggacaggtaagtactggtttggCCGGAGCGgttaagggggggatgaatgtgtgtgaatgagaggcagctggttatcccagacctgctaagccAGTGCGGAGTCTCCTatgctgcgtttccgttcttttgcgagaaagacggccagtaaagagacaaAGCaagtgataagaagagtgagagaatccccccccagggaaactgggactgagttttagagaaggggtgggacccctaggaagtaaaaagtctgctggattgaggggtaattgcccaagatcatccaggactaaaacctgctgggttgagggtTTAAATATCCCAAGAAcacccagggttctgccggattgaggttatgcccaagagcatctggggttggacaacacagctagactgaggggatatccaagagcaccgggactggccagtaacacctaaaattgtaataggtgatttgaaagtaaaaggtaccttattgttgttttgttgtgtgagagtgagtcacacacaaaatctgcctcagtttccccgggcgggtgggggctgtggcaaaacgtgtgtgtgacctgcgattcag
This genomic window contains:
- the LOC131378763 gene encoding uncharacterized protein LOC131378763, with the translated sequence MIRELESQGVVSKTHSPFNSPIWPVRKSDGEWRLTVDYRALNEVTPPLSAAVPDMLELQYELESKAAKWYATIDIANAFFSIPLAAECRPQFAFTWRGVQYTWNRLPQGWKHSPTICHGLIQAALEKGEAPEHLQYIDDIIVWGNTAAEVFEKGKKIIQILLEAGFAIKKSKVKGPAHEIQFLGIKWQDGRRQIPTEVINKITAMSPPTNKKEMQAFLGAIGFWRMHIPEYSQIVSPLYLVTRKKNDFHWGPEQQQAFAQIKQEIAHAVALGPVRTGPDVKNVLYSAAGNNGLSWSLWQKVPGETRGRPLGFWSRSYRGSEANYTPTEKEILAAYEGVQAASEVIGTETQLLLAPRLPVLGWMFKGEVPSTHHATDATWSKWIALIMQRARMGKLNRPGILEIITNWPEGENFGLTDEEQEQVTRAEEAPPYNQLPAEETHYALFTDGSCRIVGMNRKWKAAVWSPTRQVAEATEGEGGSSQLAELKAVQLALDIAEREGWPRLYLYTDSWMVANALWGWLRRWKEANWQHGGKPIWAAKEWKDIATRVERLPVKVHHVDAHIPKSRANEEHRNNEQVDRAAKIEVSKIDLDWEHKGELFLARWAHDASGHQGRDATYKWARDRGVDLTMDSISQVIHDCETCAAIKQAKRVKPLWYGGRWSKYKYGEAWQIDYITLPQTRQGKRYVLTMVEATTGWLETYPVPHATARNTILGLEKQVLWRHGTPERIESDNGTHFKNSLINTWAREHGIEWVYHIPYHAPAAGKVERHNALLKTQLKALGGGSFKNWEQHLAKATWLVNTRGSTNRAGPAQAEPLHTIDGDKVPVVHARGLLGKTVWIKSASSSDKPIRGVVFAQGPGCTWWIMQKDGTTRCVPQGDLIVG